A genomic window from Agreia sp. COWG includes:
- a CDS encoding NAD(P)/FAD-dependent oxidoreductase — protein MTLERTQLHGNLGAAGARSALSALSAPESGSAASTPPAEPTRVVLVAPAVAAVPVAPTVPVGEDDGDAAHFSFLGPMLERRASVQTLAVTQLAGAPSGSVLIAMGEQAAPVLRFVRENASAQLRVVVIDPHRSDADSLLCLGVTALALSSGGALGDVREELRVRPARILSVIEEFIDGAAPGHAGPEATSREGAARGIRHDAQPRTALQAAGQTDAGVTVVDTVIVGAGFAGLGMGIRLARQGDESFVILERAADVGGTWRDNTYPGVACDIPSHLYSFSFAPKPDWSSFFAPGAEIHDYLRDTARAEGLEPHLRLGTEVLEMRWLAEEARWRVSTSGGTFSCRTLVVAAGRLSDAKLPAVPGLESFAGDIMHSSTWDDSVDLAGKRVGVVGTGASAAQLIPHIERLAGSVVVFQRSAPWVVPRPDRPYSAEERALFAAAPPVREAERDELFWGAETAFAERMRVPGYIDRLRDRALGHLRAQLDDAALREAATPDYEIGCKRVVISSDYYPALASETVTLEASALASITTTGTGPALSSTVRAASGNEYDVDVLVFATGFSSTRPPFAERTVGIGGVLLADAWSDGMRSHASTAVHGFPNMFVLDGPNASLGHNSAVVMIEAQIGYVLAAMRQRVASGIPALDVTRQAQDAYVAELDAKAASSVWLTGGCDSWYVDERSGRLTLLWPDFAYAFRRRLSRFDPENYAVLPVFGD, from the coding sequence ATGACCCTCGAACGAACGCAGCTGCATGGCAACCTCGGCGCCGCGGGGGCACGGTCGGCGCTGTCGGCGCTATCCGCGCCAGAATCTGGGTCCGCGGCCTCGACCCCGCCGGCCGAGCCCACGCGCGTCGTGCTCGTCGCGCCCGCCGTTGCGGCCGTGCCCGTCGCGCCGACCGTTCCTGTCGGTGAAGACGACGGCGATGCCGCGCACTTCTCCTTTCTCGGCCCGATGCTGGAGCGCCGCGCCTCGGTGCAGACGCTCGCGGTGACCCAGCTGGCCGGCGCCCCCTCGGGTTCGGTGCTCATCGCCATGGGTGAGCAGGCGGCACCCGTTCTGCGCTTCGTGCGAGAGAACGCGAGCGCCCAGCTGCGCGTGGTCGTCATCGACCCGCACCGCTCTGATGCGGACTCCCTGCTGTGCCTCGGCGTGACCGCGCTGGCGCTGAGCTCGGGCGGTGCCCTCGGTGACGTACGCGAGGAATTGCGCGTCCGGCCGGCGCGCATCCTGAGCGTGATCGAGGAATTCATCGACGGAGCCGCGCCGGGCCACGCCGGACCCGAGGCGACGTCGCGCGAGGGCGCAGCCCGAGGCATCCGGCACGACGCGCAACCGCGTACCGCTCTGCAGGCAGCCGGTCAGACGGATGCCGGCGTGACAGTCGTCGACACCGTGATCGTCGGGGCCGGATTCGCCGGGCTGGGCATGGGCATCCGGCTCGCCAGGCAGGGTGACGAGTCGTTCGTCATCCTCGAGCGCGCGGCAGACGTCGGGGGAACGTGGCGCGACAACACCTACCCGGGGGTTGCGTGCGACATTCCGTCACACCTGTACTCCTTCTCGTTCGCGCCGAAGCCCGACTGGTCGAGCTTCTTCGCGCCCGGCGCCGAGATCCACGACTACCTGCGCGACACGGCGCGCGCAGAGGGCCTCGAGCCGCACCTTCGGCTCGGCACCGAGGTACTCGAGATGCGCTGGCTGGCCGAGGAGGCACGCTGGCGCGTCAGCACGAGCGGCGGCACGTTCAGCTGCCGCACGCTCGTCGTCGCCGCGGGGCGACTCTCCGACGCGAAGCTGCCGGCCGTGCCCGGACTCGAGTCGTTCGCCGGCGACATCATGCATTCGTCGACCTGGGACGACTCGGTCGATCTCGCGGGCAAGCGCGTCGGAGTGGTGGGAACCGGGGCGTCGGCCGCCCAGCTCATTCCGCACATCGAGAGGCTCGCCGGCAGCGTCGTGGTGTTCCAGCGAAGCGCCCCCTGGGTGGTGCCGCGGCCCGACCGACCGTACTCGGCCGAAGAGAGAGCCCTGTTCGCGGCGGCTCCCCCCGTTCGAGAGGCTGAGCGAGACGAGCTGTTCTGGGGCGCCGAGACGGCCTTCGCCGAGCGGATGCGCGTGCCCGGCTACATCGATCGCCTGCGCGATCGTGCGCTCGGCCACCTGCGCGCGCAACTCGACGACGCGGCGCTTCGCGAGGCGGCGACCCCCGACTACGAGATCGGCTGCAAGCGGGTCGTCATCTCGAGCGACTACTACCCGGCGCTCGCCTCCGAGACCGTCACCCTCGAGGCCTCCGCCCTGGCCTCGATCACGACGACAGGCACTGGCCCGGCCCTCAGCTCGACGGTGCGGGCCGCGAGCGGCAACGAGTACGACGTGGACGTGCTGGTCTTCGCCACCGGTTTCTCCTCGACCAGGCCGCCGTTCGCCGAGCGCACCGTCGGCATCGGCGGCGTTCTTCTCGCTGACGCATGGAGTGACGGGATGCGCTCGCACGCATCGACCGCCGTGCACGGCTTTCCCAATATGTTCGTGCTCGACGGGCCGAACGCAAGCCTGGGCCACAACTCCGCCGTCGTCATGATCGAGGCGCAGATCGGCTACGTGCTCGCGGCGATGCGGCAACGTGTGGCGAGCGGCATTCCCGCGCTCGACGTCACGCGACAGGCGCAGGATGCCTACGTCGCGGAGCTCGACGCGAAGGCGGCCTCCTCGGTCTGGCTCACCGGCGGCTGCGACAGCTGGTACGTCGACGAGCGCAGCGGCCGCCTCACGCTGCTGTGGCCCGACTTCGCCTACGCGTTCCGGCGCCGCCTCTCGCGCTTCGACCCCGAGAACTACGCCGTGCTGCCCGTCTTCGGCGACTGA
- a CDS encoding glycosyltransferase, translated as MTTIDNRLVIIVRADPVICGHSVEARNLAETALERGFDEVRIVTWPIDVLERAGLPLKPLDSVLPYSPGIIVERPEPVGDYKVPDGRHLAGITGRLVELFTDGVPTVALSLYLSPHTIAVADAVRAARATGLPVNVTTIAEAVGSDVTNVVRTAVEEGRLGAAAHILTSYLSQDHCVAVSDYTRQLIIDEAERVDAQHGTRFAEQCRDRITVSYPAIDADTYVDLDDGVLHEVLEARGLERDGYVLFLSRLTHAKGVEELIEGFERSGVHGDKTLVIAGRGPQADAFRAAAAASRVASRIRFLDDVGDAEKPYLMKGCAAFVLPSKPRPEFVETFGIALAEKMLAGGGPVITTLTGGIGEAIGDHALVVPVEDPDAIARALVHAIVDTTAEERHEWAARAREYALQFDRRVVFDRMFDGVARNVEAVH; from the coding sequence ATGACCACCATCGACAACAGGCTCGTGATCATCGTGCGCGCAGACCCGGTCATCTGCGGCCACTCGGTCGAGGCGCGCAACCTGGCCGAGACCGCCCTCGAGCGCGGCTTCGACGAGGTGCGCATCGTCACGTGGCCCATCGATGTGCTCGAGCGCGCCGGCCTGCCGCTCAAGCCTCTCGACTCCGTGCTGCCCTACAGCCCCGGCATCATCGTGGAGCGTCCGGAGCCCGTCGGTGACTACAAGGTGCCGGATGGTCGCCACCTCGCCGGCATCACCGGCCGGCTCGTCGAGCTCTTCACCGACGGGGTGCCCACCGTGGCTCTCTCGCTCTATCTCAGCCCGCACACCATCGCCGTGGCCGACGCCGTTCGCGCAGCGCGGGCAACCGGCCTGCCGGTGAACGTGACCACCATCGCCGAGGCCGTTGGCTCCGACGTGACCAACGTGGTGCGCACCGCCGTGGAGGAGGGCCGCCTCGGGGCCGCCGCGCACATTCTGACGAGCTACCTGAGCCAGGACCACTGCGTCGCCGTGTCGGACTACACGCGACAGCTGATCATCGACGAGGCGGAGCGCGTCGACGCGCAGCACGGCACCCGCTTCGCCGAGCAGTGCCGCGACAGGATCACGGTCTCGTACCCCGCGATCGACGCCGACACCTACGTCGACCTCGACGACGGAGTACTGCACGAGGTGCTCGAGGCCCGAGGGCTCGAGCGCGACGGCTACGTGCTCTTTCTGTCGAGGCTCACTCATGCCAAGGGCGTCGAGGAGCTCATCGAGGGCTTCGAGCGCAGTGGGGTGCACGGCGACAAGACGCTCGTCATCGCGGGGCGCGGGCCGCAGGCAGACGCGTTCCGCGCGGCGGCCGCGGCGTCTCGGGTGGCCTCGCGCATCCGGTTTCTCGACGATGTCGGAGACGCCGAGAAGCCGTACCTCATGAAGGGCTGCGCAGCGTTCGTGCTTCCCAGCAAGCCGAGGCCCGAGTTCGTGGAGACGTTCGGAATCGCGCTCGCCGAGAAGATGCTGGCCGGGGGAGGCCCCGTGATCACCACGCTGACCGGTGGCATCGGCGAGGCGATCGGCGATCACGCGCTGGTCGTTCCGGTCGAGGATCCGGATGCGATCGCTCGCGCCCTCGTGCACGCCATCGTCGACACCACGGCCGAGGAGCGCCACGAGTGGGCGGCCCGCGCCCGCGAGTACGCGCTGCAGTTCGATCGCCGTGTGGTGTTCGACCGCATGTTCGACGGCGTGGCGAGGAATGTCGAAGCCGTTCACTGA
- a CDS encoding glycoside hydrolase domain-containing protein → MIDHVDPFIGTEVTSLAPQTGLAATWWWPKPQIGNTHPGATYPLGMVSACAYSGAYPTGYGLYDLSLEGVPSTIHAGPVASGFSHFQQSGTGAIRKYYNYFRVTPMVEPLDALGRLWELSDERAEPGWYSAKLDSGITAELTVGPKSAVHRYTFPDDPNARVVIDFSLGGLSIPYGSTIPLRAHLEMLEPGVAQGEIVVEGTPIAVYIECDAPRWRQMLFYDRRLMPGGKRLDFDHIRPTTLRPFGLMWAGPSRAGETVEVRIGFSLRGVEQAKKNLTDDCGNGPARFGVRREKTRKTWRKQLRTISVETDSVERQTVFSTALYHSLIKPCLAASESPFWPSDGPFAFDISTMWDIYRTQLPLLTTLMPERAVELANALLTICEEEGNFPIGYRMAKGSDRFSRQGSALAHTFLADLCQLGLPGIDWEWALVHMSDDLRRTYGEEFLLHGETHPISHTLDIAFGYFTTAKVARRVGDRALAEQFAPLAERWINAFDPASGLLKDSTYYEGSRYNYSFRLVHDMAARIELSGGRDAFVAQLDAFFGYGAPAVTQPGNRPAVAEMLAGYALGRFEGLNNEPDMEAPWAYHYAGRPDRTAEIVHNVLTQQFGPGRGGLPGNDDSGGLSSWFVWASLGLFPVAGQNTFLVNAPAFESAVISVGGEPFTIRTTGFVEPQHGGAVQYVQSVLLNGEPLERSWISGTELHSAGELHVELGPEPSDWATTVLPPSWPNPAREQLIHSIQGDTP, encoded by the coding sequence GTGATCGACCACGTCGATCCCTTCATCGGCACAGAGGTCACCTCCCTCGCGCCGCAGACCGGCCTCGCGGCCACGTGGTGGTGGCCGAAGCCGCAGATCGGCAACACGCACCCGGGTGCCACCTATCCGCTCGGAATGGTGTCGGCGTGCGCCTACTCCGGGGCGTACCCCACGGGCTACGGGCTCTACGACCTGAGTCTCGAGGGCGTGCCCTCGACCATTCATGCCGGGCCCGTGGCATCCGGCTTCTCGCATTTTCAGCAGTCGGGCACCGGCGCGATTCGCAAGTACTACAACTACTTTCGCGTGACGCCCATGGTCGAGCCGCTGGATGCGCTGGGCCGGCTCTGGGAGCTCAGCGACGAGCGGGCGGAACCCGGCTGGTACTCGGCGAAGCTCGATTCGGGAATCACGGCAGAGCTCACCGTGGGTCCGAAGAGTGCCGTGCACCGCTACACGTTCCCCGACGACCCGAACGCGCGCGTCGTGATCGACTTCTCGCTGGGCGGGCTCTCGATCCCCTACGGATCGACCATTCCGCTGCGCGCCCACCTCGAGATGCTCGAGCCCGGTGTCGCCCAGGGCGAGATCGTGGTCGAGGGAACTCCGATCGCCGTGTACATCGAGTGCGATGCGCCGCGCTGGCGGCAGATGCTGTTCTACGACCGACGACTGATGCCGGGGGGAAAACGGCTCGATTTCGACCACATCCGCCCCACGACCCTGCGCCCGTTCGGCCTCATGTGGGCCGGGCCCAGCCGCGCGGGCGAGACCGTCGAGGTGCGCATCGGCTTCTCGCTGCGCGGCGTCGAGCAGGCCAAGAAGAACCTGACCGACGACTGCGGCAACGGCCCCGCACGCTTCGGCGTTCGGCGCGAGAAGACCAGAAAGACCTGGCGCAAGCAGCTGCGCACGATCTCGGTCGAGACGGATTCGGTGGAGCGGCAGACGGTGTTCTCGACGGCGCTGTACCACTCGCTGATCAAGCCGTGCCTCGCGGCGTCGGAGAGCCCGTTCTGGCCGAGCGACGGGCCGTTCGCGTTCGACATCAGCACCATGTGGGACATCTACCGCACGCAGCTTCCGCTGCTCACCACCCTGATGCCCGAGCGAGCGGTCGAGCTGGCCAACGCGCTGCTCACGATCTGCGAAGAGGAGGGTAACTTTCCGATCGGCTACCGCATGGCCAAGGGCAGCGACCGATTCTCTCGCCAGGGCAGCGCACTGGCCCACACCTTTCTCGCCGATCTGTGCCAGCTCGGACTGCCCGGCATCGACTGGGAGTGGGCCCTCGTGCACATGTCCGACGACCTGCGCCGCACCTACGGCGAGGAGTTCCTGCTGCACGGCGAGACGCATCCGATCAGCCACACGCTCGACATCGCGTTCGGCTACTTCACCACGGCGAAGGTCGCGAGGCGGGTGGGCGACAGGGCGCTCGCGGAGCAGTTCGCGCCGCTGGCCGAGCGCTGGATCAACGCGTTCGATCCCGCGAGCGGCCTGCTGAAGGACTCCACGTACTACGAGGGCAGCCGCTACAACTACTCGTTCAGGCTCGTGCACGACATGGCCGCGCGCATCGAGCTGAGCGGCGGTCGGGATGCGTTCGTGGCCCAGCTCGACGCGTTCTTCGGCTACGGCGCGCCCGCGGTCACCCAGCCGGGCAACAGGCCCGCCGTTGCCGAGATGCTCGCGGGCTACGCGCTCGGCCGCTTCGAGGGGCTCAACAACGAGCCCGACATGGAGGCGCCCTGGGCGTACCACTACGCCGGCCGGCCCGACCGAACCGCCGAGATCGTGCACAACGTTCTGACGCAGCAGTTCGGACCGGGCCGCGGCGGGCTACCCGGCAACGACGACTCTGGCGGCCTCAGCTCGTGGTTCGTCTGGGCCTCGCTCGGGCTCTTTCCCGTGGCGGGCCAGAATACGTTTCTCGTGAACGCGCCGGCGTTCGAATCCGCCGTCATCTCTGTGGGAGGCGAGCCGTTCACGATCCGCACGACGGGCTTCGTCGAACCGCAACACGGCGGAGCAGTGCAGTACGTGCAGTCGGTGCTGCTCAACGGGGAGCCTCTCGAGCGCAGCTGGATCAGCGGAACAGAGCTGCACAGCGCAGGCGAACTGCACGTCGAGCTCGGCCCCGAGCCCAGCGACTGGGCCACCACCGTTCTACCCCCGTCGTGGCCGAATCCGGCCCGCGAACAACTCATCCACTCGATCCAGGGAGACACGCCATGA
- a CDS encoding iron-siderophore ABC transporter substrate-binding protein yields MPRASRILALSAAALITVSLAACSSSTGTDAEGSDGAFTPITITHALGTTTIDKKPERVATVNWANQEVPLALGVVPVGMAAANFGDDDGDGVLPWVDEKLTELGAETPVLFDETDGIDFEAVADTSPDVILAAYSGLTQEDYDTLSEIAPVVAYPETAWGTSWREMIELNSQGMGMADEGKALVASLEKEISDSVAKHPNLEGKSAAFLTHVDTSDLSEVSFYTTHDTRVMFFDDMGLSMPGSIATASEATDKFSLSTSAEQADAFNDVDIIVTYGDGELLTALKGDPLLSQMPAVTRDAIVNLPGTTPLGTAANPTPLSISWVLDDYLDLLSSAADKA; encoded by the coding sequence ATGCCTCGCGCATCCAGAATCCTCGCCCTCTCCGCAGCCGCCCTCATCACCGTCTCGCTGGCGGCCTGTTCATCGTCGACCGGCACCGACGCCGAAGGCTCCGATGGGGCATTCACCCCGATCACCATCACGCACGCCCTCGGCACGACGACGATCGACAAGAAGCCCGAGCGCGTCGCGACCGTGAACTGGGCCAACCAGGAGGTGCCGCTGGCGCTCGGCGTCGTTCCCGTGGGCATGGCGGCCGCCAACTTCGGAGACGACGACGGCGACGGCGTCCTGCCCTGGGTCGACGAGAAGCTCACCGAGCTGGGAGCGGAGACGCCCGTGCTCTTCGACGAGACCGACGGAATCGACTTCGAGGCCGTGGCCGACACCTCGCCCGACGTGATTCTCGCCGCCTACTCGGGCCTCACGCAGGAGGACTACGACACCCTCAGCGAGATCGCCCCCGTCGTGGCTTATCCCGAGACCGCGTGGGGTACGTCGTGGCGCGAGATGATCGAGCTGAACAGCCAGGGCATGGGCATGGCCGACGAGGGCAAGGCGCTCGTCGCGAGCCTCGAGAAGGAGATCTCCGACTCGGTGGCCAAGCACCCCAACCTCGAGGGCAAGTCGGCCGCGTTCCTGACGCACGTCGACACGTCGGATCTCAGCGAGGTCAGCTTCTACACGACGCACGACACCCGCGTGATGTTCTTCGACGACATGGGGCTCTCGATGCCCGGCAGCATCGCCACGGCATCCGAGGCGACCGACAAGTTCTCGCTCAGCACCAGCGCCGAGCAGGCCGACGCGTTCAACGACGTCGACATCATCGTGACCTACGGCGACGGCGAGCTGCTCACCGCGCTGAAGGGCGACCCGCTGCTCTCGCAGATGCCCGCCGTCACCCGCGACGCGATCGTGAACCTGCCCGGCACCACGCCGCTCGGCACCGCGGCGAACCCCACTCCGCTGTCGATCTCGTGGGTGCTCGACGACTACCTCGACCTGCTCTCCTCCGCGGCAGACAAGGCGTAG
- a CDS encoding iron ABC transporter permease, which produces MATPVLPRVSGAAAVRRPRRVRALSLVGVAIVLAALMVASIMIGSRDVSFSDVVAAFGGSADGFSEATVTKRIPRTLLAVLAGAALGVSGAVMQGVTRNPLADPGILGINMGASLAVVSGIAFFGLSSPSTQIWVAITGSALTAVFVYVVGSLGRGGATPLKLALAGAATSAALVSFISAVVLGRNDIAGTVRSWQIGGVGGATFASIEQVAPFLVVGLLVCLLSARGLNSLALGDELAAGLGERVAIARGVASLGAVVLCGAATAVTGPIAFVGLVVPHACRLIVGVDHRWLLPFSALAGAGLLTGADIVGRIAARPGEVDVGILTALIGAPFFIYIVRRQKVHAL; this is translated from the coding sequence GTGGCCACACCCGTTCTGCCCCGCGTCTCGGGCGCCGCCGCCGTGCGGCGCCCGAGGCGCGTTCGCGCGCTCTCACTCGTCGGGGTCGCCATCGTGCTGGCGGCCCTGATGGTGGCGTCGATCATGATCGGCTCCCGCGATGTGTCGTTCTCGGATGTCGTCGCAGCGTTCGGAGGGTCGGCCGACGGCTTCAGCGAGGCCACGGTCACGAAGCGCATCCCGCGCACGCTGCTCGCGGTGCTGGCGGGGGCCGCCCTGGGGGTCTCCGGGGCCGTGATGCAGGGGGTGACGCGCAATCCGCTGGCCGACCCGGGCATCCTGGGCATCAATATGGGCGCCTCGCTCGCCGTCGTCTCCGGCATCGCGTTCTTCGGGCTGTCGTCGCCGAGCACCCAGATCTGGGTGGCCATCACCGGCTCCGCGCTCACCGCCGTGTTCGTCTACGTGGTGGGCTCGCTCGGCCGCGGGGGCGCGACGCCCCTGAAGCTCGCCCTCGCGGGGGCGGCGACCTCCGCCGCGCTGGTGTCGTTCATCAGCGCCGTCGTGCTGGGTCGCAACGACATCGCGGGCACCGTGCGCTCGTGGCAGATCGGCGGGGTCGGCGGCGCCACGTTCGCCAGCATCGAGCAGGTCGCACCCTTTCTTGTCGTCGGGCTGCTCGTCTGCCTGCTCTCCGCGCGCGGGCTCAACTCGCTCGCCCTGGGCGACGAGCTGGCGGCAGGGCTCGGCGAACGCGTGGCCATCGCCCGCGGTGTCGCGTCTCTCGGTGCCGTCGTGCTGTGCGGTGCGGCCACCGCCGTGACCGGCCCCATCGCCTTCGTCGGCCTCGTGGTTCCGCACGCGTGCCGCCTGATCGTGGGCGTCGACCACCGCTGGCTGCTGCCGTTCTCCGCGCTGGCGGGCGCCGGCCTGCTCACCGGCGCAGACATCGTGGGCCGCATAGCCGCCCGCCCCGGCGAGGTCGATGTGGGAATCCTCACCGCGCTCATCGGAGCCCCCTTCTTCATCTACATCGTTCGCCGGCAGAAAGTGCACGCGCTGTGA
- a CDS encoding iron chelate uptake ABC transporter family permease subunit, which yields MTARLIDASRFAAAGRSTADAVRLARTGRSARRLTVIVALAALIAIVFAVSLIVGQTLYSPDQVLRVILGENVPGASFTVGRLRLPRASLAVLAGLCFGLGGVTFQTMLRNPLASPDIIGISSGASAAAAFAIVTLGLGGTEVSIFAIVVGLVVALVIYLLSFKGGVAGTRLILIGIGVAAMLDSITAYILSQAAEWDLQEAQRWLTGSLNGATWGQTLPVLAALVVLTPVLLGQSRNLSATQLGDDTASALGVRVDRTRLIAIVSAVGLIAFATAAAGPIAFVAFLSGPIAARIVGPGSSLLVPSALVGALLVLVADFVGQFALGVRLPVGVVTGVLGAPYLIYLIVRSNRSGGSL from the coding sequence GTGACCGCGCGGCTGATCGACGCGAGCCGCTTTGCCGCCGCCGGTCGCAGCACGGCGGATGCGGTCCGGCTCGCCCGCACCGGCCGTTCCGCACGCCGACTCACCGTGATCGTCGCGCTGGCCGCGCTCATCGCGATCGTCTTCGCGGTGTCGCTCATCGTGGGACAGACCCTCTACTCCCCCGACCAGGTGCTGCGAGTGATTCTCGGCGAGAACGTGCCGGGAGCGTCGTTCACCGTGGGCCGCCTGCGCCTGCCCCGGGCGTCGCTCGCGGTGCTGGCCGGCCTGTGCTTCGGCCTCGGCGGCGTCACGTTCCAGACCATGTTGCGCAACCCGCTCGCGAGCCCCGACATCATCGGAATCAGCTCGGGGGCGAGCGCCGCCGCAGCGTTCGCGATCGTGACGCTCGGCCTCGGCGGCACCGAGGTGTCGATCTTCGCCATCGTGGTGGGTCTCGTGGTGGCCCTCGTCATCTATCTTCTGTCGTTCAAGGGCGGCGTCGCGGGCACCCGGCTCATTCTCATCGGAATCGGCGTCGCCGCCATGCTCGACAGCATCACGGCCTACATTTTGTCGCAGGCGGCGGAGTGGGATCTGCAGGAGGCGCAGCGCTGGCTGACCGGCAGCCTGAACGGCGCTACCTGGGGGCAGACGCTGCCCGTGCTGGCCGCGCTCGTCGTACTCACCCCCGTGCTGCTCGGCCAGTCTCGAAATCTGTCGGCCACCCAGCTGGGTGACGACACGGCATCCGCCCTGGGTGTTCGCGTCGACCGCACCCGCCTCATCGCGATCGTGTCCGCCGTCGGCCTGATCGCATTCGCCACCGCCGCCGCGGGCCCCATCGCGTTCGTCGCGTTCCTCTCTGGGCCGATCGCCGCGCGCATCGTGGGGCCGGGTTCATCGCTGCTGGTTCCCTCCGCGCTCGTCGGTGCCCTGCTCGTGCTCGTCGCCGACTTCGTGGGCCAGTTCGCGCTCGGCGTTCGGCTGCCGGTCGGCGTGGTCACCGGGGTGCTCGGCGCGCCGTACCTCATCTACTTGATCGTTCGCAGCAACCGCTCGGGAGGCTCCCTGTGA
- a CDS encoding ABC transporter ATP-binding protein, whose product MTTAHSLTVDGLSLGYGERTVIEDLDLLIPPGGVTAIVGANACGKSTLLRSMSRLLAPRSGHVLLDGKEVHRLPAKQLARTLGLLPQSPIAPEGITVADLVGRGRHPHQGMFSRWSATDDAAVAEALETTDTVSLADRPVDELSGGQRQRVWIAMALAQQTDLLLLDEPTTFLDVSHQVEVLDLLIDLNRARGTTIVMVLHDLNLAARYADHLIALAEGRLHACGTPAEVLTEETVLAVFGLDSRVITDPVSNKPLMLPIGRHHVSVQ is encoded by the coding sequence GTGACCACCGCTCATTCGCTCACCGTCGACGGGCTCAGCCTGGGCTACGGCGAGCGCACCGTGATCGAAGACCTCGATCTGCTGATTCCGCCGGGCGGGGTGACCGCCATCGTGGGCGCGAACGCCTGCGGAAAGTCCACTCTGCTGCGCTCGATGTCGCGGCTGCTGGCGCCGCGCTCGGGCCACGTGCTGCTCGACGGCAAAGAGGTCCATCGGCTGCCCGCGAAACAGCTGGCCCGCACGCTCGGGCTGCTGCCGCAGTCGCCCATCGCGCCCGAAGGAATCACGGTGGCCGATCTCGTGGGGCGGGGCAGGCATCCGCACCAGGGCATGTTCAGCCGCTGGAGCGCGACCGATGACGCGGCCGTGGCGGAGGCGCTCGAGACCACCGATACGGTGTCGCTCGCCGATCGGCCGGTCGACGAGCTCTCGGGCGGCCAGCGCCAACGCGTGTGGATCGCCATGGCGCTCGCCCAGCAGACCGATCTGCTGCTGCTCGACGAGCCCACGACGTTTCTCGACGTGAGCCACCAGGTCGAGGTGCTCGACCTGCTCATCGATCTGAACCGCGCCCGCGGCACGACCATCGTCATGGTGCTGCACGATCTCAACCTGGCGGCGCGCTACGCCGACCACCTGATCGCGCTGGCCGAGGGACGTCTGCACGCCTGCGGCACCCCCGCCGAGGTGCTGACGGAAGAGACGGTGCTCGCGGTCTTCGGGCTCGACAGCCGCGTGATCACCGATCCGGTGTCGAACAAGCCGCTGATGCTGCCGATCGGCCGGCACCACGTGAGCGTGCAGTAG
- a CDS encoding RNA polymerase sigma factor, with protein sequence MGVIEFEEWRVLERVNAGDADAFGLLFDLHHDRVFRHALRLTASVHDAEDITAVVFLESWRRRDAMRITDGSTIAWLLVTTNYVFRNFARSSRRYRVALEHLPLPEDTPDHAETTDERLDLDARRAALREALARLPRRDQDIITLCLLEELSTGEAAEVLGIAPGTVKSRLSRAKVRLSELLKQPDLTSMGGER encoded by the coding sequence ATGGGCGTAATCGAATTCGAGGAATGGCGCGTGCTCGAGCGCGTCAATGCGGGCGACGCGGACGCGTTCGGGTTGCTTTTTGATTTACATCACGATCGGGTGTTCCGGCACGCTCTGCGCCTGACCGCATCGGTGCACGATGCGGAAGACATCACGGCCGTCGTATTTCTCGAGTCGTGGCGCCGCAGAGATGCAATGCGGATCACGGATGGCTCGACCATCGCCTGGCTGCTGGTCACGACCAACTACGTGTTCCGCAACTTCGCCCGCTCATCGCGGCGTTATCGCGTTGCTCTCGAACACCTCCCTCTGCCCGAGGACACCCCTGACCACGCCGAGACGACCGACGAGCGACTCGATCTGGATGCCCGCCGGGCCGCCCTCCGAGAAGCCCTCGCTCGGCTCCCCCGCCGAGACCAGGACATCATCACCCTTTGTCTCCTCGAAGAACTCAGCACCGGCGAAGCCGCCGAGGTGCTCGGCATCGCCCCCGGAACAGTGAAGTCCCGGCTTTCCCGAGCAAAGGTGCGACTCAGCGAACTTCTCAAACAACCGGATTTGACCTCGATGGGAGGCGAGCGATGA